A genomic region of Vibrio sp. 10N contains the following coding sequences:
- a CDS encoding aromatic amino acid transport family protein, with protein MQSKVLGSTLIIAGTTIGAGMLALPIASAGIGFGTSLLLMVGLWALMAYTALLMVELHQYANHSATLHTLAKQILGKKGKYIASFAMLFLFYALCAAYIAGGGGQFAERLEMVFGLSLSSTTATVVFTLIVALTVTVGTHAVDKLNRVLFTIKLVAMGSVLFLLAPNVTQGYLTSLPLQQGLIVAAIPVVFTSFGFHGSIPAIVNYLKGDTASLRKAIIIGSSLPLIIYVFWQLVTLGVVQQQTLVENSGLSNLISLLSSTVHVERLATIIGVFADLALVTSFLGVSLGLFEYLRDLGSKASAKTQKEKESAFTHRALAALITFLPPLCFALFYPQGFIMALGYAAIALAILAIFLPTVMVAKTRKAKLAQTQSETHYQTGGGQVALYVAMSVGLVIVVAQLLVSFHVLPSLG; from the coding sequence ATGCAATCAAAAGTTCTCGGAAGCACTCTTATCATCGCCGGCACCACTATAGGTGCGGGTATGCTTGCCCTTCCTATCGCCTCTGCTGGCATCGGGTTTGGTACCTCTCTGTTATTAATGGTTGGTCTATGGGCACTCATGGCCTACACCGCACTGCTAATGGTTGAGTTACACCAATATGCTAACCATTCGGCAACATTACATACGCTTGCAAAACAGATCCTTGGAAAGAAAGGTAAGTACATCGCCAGCTTCGCTATGCTGTTTTTGTTTTACGCATTGTGCGCGGCTTACATTGCAGGTGGAGGTGGTCAATTTGCTGAGCGCTTAGAGATGGTATTCGGTCTATCGTTGTCATCGACCACGGCAACTGTTGTGTTTACATTGATCGTTGCATTAACTGTTACCGTCGGTACGCATGCGGTGGACAAACTTAATCGAGTGTTGTTCACCATCAAACTGGTTGCCATGGGTAGTGTGCTTTTTTTGTTGGCACCTAATGTGACACAAGGCTACCTAACCAGCTTGCCGCTTCAACAAGGTTTGATCGTCGCGGCGATCCCTGTCGTCTTCACCTCATTTGGTTTTCACGGCAGTATTCCAGCGATTGTTAACTACCTAAAAGGCGATACCGCTTCGCTGCGTAAAGCCATCATTATCGGTTCGAGCCTTCCGTTGATCATTTACGTGTTTTGGCAGCTAGTGACGCTAGGCGTGGTACAGCAACAAACTCTGGTAGAGAACAGCGGTTTGTCTAACTTGATTTCTCTACTTTCAAGCACAGTTCATGTCGAGCGATTGGCAACCATTATTGGCGTTTTCGCAGACCTAGCGCTGGTAACCTCATTCTTAGGTGTGAGTTTGGGCTTGTTTGAATACTTGCGAGATTTAGGAAGCAAAGCATCAGCAAAGACACAGAAAGAGAAAGAAAGCGCGTTTACTCATCGTGCGCTGGCGGCACTTATCACCTTCTTGCCACCTTTATGTTTTGCTCTGTTCTACCCACAAGGCTTTATTATGGCGTTGGGATACGCGGCAATTGCCCTAGCCATACTGGCGATATTTTTGCCAACTGTCATGGTAGCGAAGACTCGCAAAGCCAAGTTGGCTCAAACTCAATCCGAAACGCACTATCAAACTGGTGGTGGACAAGTTGCGCTGTACGTCGCAATGAGTGTAGGTCTGGTTATCGTTGTGGCTCAATTACTTGTAAGCTTTCATGTACTCCCAAGTCTCGGCTAG